Below is a genomic region from Tepidiforma bonchosmolovskayae.
TGCTCCGGGGTGGGATAGCCCTTGTTGCGGCAGAAGCCGTAGCCGGGGTAGCGGGCGCAGAGTTCGACCATGACGGCATCGCGGGCGACCTTGGCGACGATGGAGGCGGCGGCGACGGCGACGGAGAGGGCGTCGCCATCGATGACGGGGCGGACGTTGGGGAGGGGGAGGTCGAGGGCGTCGCTGATAATGGCGCCAGGGCGGACAGCGAGCTGTTCGAAGGCGCGGAGCATGCAGAGGCGGCGGGCCGGGAGGATGCCGATGCGGTCGATCTCTTCGACGGAGGCCCAGCCGATGGCCCAGGGGACGGATTCGCGGATGCGTGCGGCGAGGCGCTCGCGGGCGGGCTCGCTGAGGACCTTGGAATCGCGGACTTCGCGGTACCAGGCGAGGCGGCGGCCGCGGGGAAGGGCGACGACGGCGGCAGCCACGGGGCCGGCGAGCGGTCCGACGCCGACTTCATCGACGCCGGCGACCCACTCGGCGCCGGCGTTCCAGGCTTCGCGCTCGAAGCGGAGGGACGGGACGGGAGCCGGCACGGGGGAAGTGTAGCCGACGCGGGCGGCAGAAGCCCGGGTCTGCGGGGGCGTCCGCCGCGGAAGGCGGGGCTTTGGTAGGCTGTGGGGGTGACCGGGGAACGGAAGTACGCCGAGGCGGGGGTTGATATTGCGGCGCGGAGCCGCTTTGCGAAGTCGCTGCCGGGGATTCTTGCCCGGGCGCGGCGGCCGGAGGTGCTGAGCGATGCGGGGCCGTTCTCGGGGCTGTTCCGGCTGGGCGACCGGTACCGCGACCCGGTGCTCTCGGCGAGTGCGGACGGCATCGGGACCAAGGTGAAGCTGCAGCTCGCGGCGGGGCGGCTCGACCTGTGCGGGCCGGACATCATCGGGCACAGCGTGAACGACATCCTCGTCTGCGGGGCGGAGCCGCTGTTCTTCCTCGACTACATCGCGGGGAACGGGCTGACGACAGAGCAGAAACAGGCGCTGGTGGAAGGGGTCGCGAACGCGTGCGCCGAGGCAGGGTGCGCGCTGCTGGGCGGGGAGACGGCGGATATGCCGGATGTGTACCCGCCGGGCGAGTTCGACCTCGCGGGGTTCATCGTGGGGGTGGTGGAGCGGGACGCGATCATCGACGGGAGCAAGATCCGGCCGGGCGACGTGCTGATCGGGCTGCCGAGTTCGGGG
It encodes:
- the purM gene encoding phosphoribosylformylglycinamidine cyclo-ligase, coding for MTGERKYAEAGVDIAARSRFAKSLPGILARARRPEVLSDAGPFSGLFRLGDRYRDPVLSASADGIGTKVKLQLAAGRLDLCGPDIIGHSVNDILVCGAEPLFFLDYIAGNGLTTEQKQALVEGVANACAEAGCALLGGETADMPDVYPPGEFDLAGFIVGVVERDAIIDGSKIRPGDVLIGLPSSGLHTNGFSLARRALDVANGEPAEETRRRLEERPPELGGATLGEALLATHRPYAREVRPVIDRVHGMAHITGGGYRENVPRILPEGVTAVIDTRAWEVPGIFRLIAERGRVSAEEMYEVFNMGIGLVLMVGAEDADGVLAAIPGAVRIGEVRPWTGRPVELAGLA
- a CDS encoding ribonuclease HII; amino-acid sequence: MPAPVPSLRFEREAWNAGAEWVAGVDEVGVGPLAGPVAAAVVALPRGRRLAWYREVRDSKVLSEPARERLAARIRESVPWAIGWASVEEIDRIGILPARRLCMLRAFEQLAVRPGAIISDALDLPLPNVRPVIDGDALSVAVAAASIVAKVARDAVMVELCARYPGYGFCRNKGYPTPEHRERLAARGPSPVHRRSYAPVAQFALPW